From Desulfatibacillum aliphaticivorans DSM 15576, the proteins below share one genomic window:
- a CDS encoding PP2C family protein-serine/threonine phosphatase has translation MSLVVESAGQTDVGQKRKGNEDSLFLDDALGLYVVADGMGGHLAGEVASRMVVDTMADYVRRAANAGNDREDMAIHEPAYSMEANRLLSSVFLANQVVYEVSTQKKEYRGMGSTVSGIYLTQDTFVAVNVGDSPIYLVHDGQIETISVPHTVMDEQRAIDPEAADQLDGKFEHMLTRAMGVHADVEPSVSEIQCFGGDILVIGSDGLTNKVNDREILEVVTTHKADAACSFLVNMANDRGGEDNITVIVLKIKKVKHGNGILSMVTKLFRR, from the coding sequence ATGAGCTTGGTAGTGGAGTCAGCCGGCCAAACTGACGTGGGCCAGAAGCGAAAAGGCAATGAAGACAGCCTTTTTCTGGACGATGCGTTAGGCCTGTACGTTGTTGCCGACGGAATGGGGGGACACCTTGCCGGGGAAGTGGCCAGCCGAATGGTTGTAGACACCATGGCCGACTATGTTCGTAGAGCCGCTAACGCCGGAAACGACCGGGAGGATATGGCGATTCATGAACCCGCCTACTCCATGGAGGCCAACCGTCTTTTGTCTTCGGTCTTCCTGGCCAACCAGGTTGTTTACGAAGTCTCCACCCAAAAGAAGGAATACCGCGGCATGGGGTCCACGGTCAGCGGAATCTACCTGACCCAGGACACCTTTGTAGCCGTCAATGTCGGGGACAGCCCCATATATCTTGTTCACGACGGTCAAATTGAAACCATCTCCGTGCCCCATACGGTCATGGACGAACAAAGAGCCATAGACCCTGAAGCCGCCGATCAGCTTGACGGCAAGTTTGAGCACATGCTCACCCGGGCCATGGGCGTTCACGCAGACGTGGAGCCCTCTGTTTCGGAAATCCAGTGCTTCGGCGGAGACATTCTGGTAATCGGTTCGGACGGTCTTACCAACAAGGTCAACGACCGGGAAATCCTGGAAGTAGTCACGACTCATAAAGCAGACGCAGCATGCTCTTTCCTGGTGAATATGGCAAACGACCGGGGCGGAGAAGACAATATTACGGTCATCGTCCTGAAAATCAAAAAGGTCAAGCATGGCAACGGCATTTTATCCATGGTGACCAAGTTATTCAGGCGATAG
- a CDS encoding pyridoxamine 5'-phosphate oxidase family protein, whose translation MRRKDKEIVDIKDIESVIAKAQVCRLALSDQGQPYVIPMNFGYSSGVFYFHSAHQGRKIEILRKNPLACVELDIGVEPVPGDGPCEWGMRFQSVAAMGEAVFIEDLEEKKKALDLIMARYTESWPPFSEASLKNTTVFAVNTREMTGKQSGQPG comes from the coding sequence ATGCGGCGTAAAGATAAAGAGATTGTTGATATAAAGGACATCGAGAGCGTCATTGCCAAGGCGCAGGTTTGCAGGCTGGCCTTGTCCGACCAGGGTCAGCCTTATGTGATTCCCATGAACTTTGGGTACTCCTCGGGAGTTTTTTATTTTCACAGTGCGCATCAGGGCAGGAAAATCGAAATACTGAGGAAAAATCCCCTGGCGTGCGTGGAACTGGACATCGGGGTTGAGCCCGTTCCCGGCGACGGTCCCTGCGAATGGGGCATGCGTTTTCAAAGCGTGGCGGCCATGGGCGAAGCCGTGTTTATCGAGGACCTGGAAGAAAAAAAGAAGGCCCTGGACCTGATCATGGCCCGTTACACGGAAAGCTGGCCGCCTTTTTCCGAGGCTTCGCTGAAAAACACGACGGTCTTCGCCGTGAATACGCGTGAAATGACCGGCAAGCAGTCCGGCCAGCCGGGTTGA
- a CDS encoding FHA domain-containing protein, which translates to MPTLTLKFKDNIIAEYPVKTGQSLTIGRLSDNNVVVENLAVSGHHAKLDSVGDGYLLTDLQSKNHTFVNAQMITSHWLKHGDVVTVGKHTLLFTDQEGAAKVPEGAGGDMDKTMVMDTSDHRQMVAKSAPAESAAAPAMAMLSYLSGGEGEIPLSKKLFKIGKAATNDIVVGGLLMGQTAATISQRPNGYFIAFVGGRVKPKVNGEVVKDTIKLNDFDTIEVGSAKMQFLAGKSKK; encoded by the coding sequence ATGCCGACTTTGACGTTGAAGTTCAAGGACAATATCATCGCCGAATATCCCGTCAAAACAGGGCAAAGCCTCACCATCGGCAGATTAAGCGACAACAATGTGGTGGTGGAAAACCTTGCTGTCAGCGGGCATCACGCCAAACTGGACTCTGTAGGCGACGGATACCTGCTGACCGACCTGCAAAGTAAAAACCATACCTTTGTCAATGCTCAGATGATTACCTCGCATTGGCTTAAGCACGGGGATGTTGTGACCGTTGGAAAGCACACCCTGTTATTCACTGACCAGGAAGGCGCCGCCAAGGTTCCCGAAGGCGCCGGCGGCGATATGGATAAAACCATGGTCATGGACACCAGCGATCACAGGCAGATGGTTGCCAAAAGCGCTCCGGCCGAGTCGGCGGCAGCCCCGGCCATGGCCATGCTTTCGTATTTGTCCGGCGGAGAAGGAGAAATTCCTTTAAGCAAAAAATTGTTTAAAATCGGCAAGGCTGCGACCAATGACATCGTGGTGGGCGGGCTGCTCATGGGGCAGACGGCGGCTACGATCAGCCAGCGTCCCAACGGCTATTTTATTGCATTCGTCGGCGGCCGGGTTAAGCCCAAAGTCAACGGTGAAGTTGTCAAAGATACTATAAAACTTAACGATTTTGACACCATAGAAGTGGGCTCCGCCAAGATGCAGTTTCTGGCCGGAAAGAGCAAAAAATAA
- a CDS encoding ATP-binding protein yields MSENQRDSKSQQLGIISQFLRLVNSSRGDHAVFSTMVEGSVELLEAEAGTIALIDQEDPTQLAFYFTAGKAAEILRGQRFPSGQGIIGWVVENDLPLVVNDVKNDPRFSGAADKLTGFNTHSAACAPIKSRGRVIGAIEILNKKKGLFSDTDRNLLCILVDVAALGFEKARPIPAQKIHSALEAHSANEKKDSNPELEAFQSYHEAVLKKVGEGVMVLDAEAQAVYVNRTFLSFLRKNRKDVLGKKCYEIFFHKPEACEGCIKNEIIASEVKDEPAKRACKNLSAGGRIMSVHADALSKNSGENHGLMLTARDTTLLDRQMGLLKAANIVSGLCFSGKSASGQADLILAELGQAAGASRCYWFSNIAVENNKVYARQVAEWCSSGFPSQEKDSKLARVKYPKRWRKKFAKGWFVSETESSSPDDAIFRFKSEDVQAILLIPLFVGGKFQGVIGFDNCKSMTPWRAAEASILKFAVDSFSRGLEREKETQECHEALGRTADAILVERTSLESSAAQKSNPPEEEVDVDTCQYVFRDRVALSQRMEVMGEIVSGVTHNFRNVLSGITANVQLMQMKYGGLDGLDRQTDALLDLASMGSDLIRSILQYSRPDTNGDKTVFDVTQLLREIYQVVSKVFDKRIVTHRSLPDPLAVYGNRSELGQVFMNLCTNARDAMPKGGQLDIQAVSAPDGVEITISDTGHGMDAEMTREIFKPFFTTKEPGKGTGLGLSTSYAIVKDHGGKIHVNSKVGVGTAFTVLLPHTSQIPEAAPKACLETITGQAEKILVIDDDKTFLEPLADLLTATGYTPRAVSSAVKGLQEYSGWKPDVVLLDRNMPDASGCEMVEHILKINPEARIIMMSGFDDAGPEALEDGVRQKISGYLSKPIEISELTQAIKKALDAGC; encoded by the coding sequence ATGTCAGAAAACCAGCGGGATTCTAAATCCCAGCAGCTTGGAATAATTAGTCAGTTCCTGCGGTTGGTTAATTCCAGCAGAGGGGACCATGCGGTTTTCTCTACCATGGTTGAGGGCTCGGTGGAATTGCTTGAAGCCGAGGCCGGAACCATCGCCCTCATAGATCAGGAAGATCCCACACAACTCGCTTTTTATTTTACTGCAGGAAAAGCCGCCGAAATACTGCGTGGGCAGCGCTTTCCCTCCGGCCAGGGGATTATTGGCTGGGTTGTGGAGAATGATCTGCCGCTGGTCGTCAACGACGTAAAAAACGATCCCCGGTTTTCCGGCGCCGCCGACAAACTCACGGGGTTTAACACCCATTCCGCAGCCTGCGCCCCCATCAAAAGCCGCGGCCGCGTTATTGGCGCCATTGAAATCCTCAATAAAAAAAAAGGACTCTTTTCCGATACAGACAGGAACTTGTTATGCATCCTGGTGGACGTCGCCGCCCTGGGTTTTGAAAAGGCCCGTCCAATTCCCGCCCAAAAAATTCACAGCGCCCTTGAGGCCCATTCCGCCAACGAAAAAAAGGACTCCAATCCGGAGCTTGAGGCTTTTCAATCCTATCACGAGGCCGTACTTAAGAAGGTGGGGGAAGGCGTCATGGTGCTGGATGCGGAAGCGCAGGCGGTCTATGTGAACCGGACCTTTTTATCCTTTTTGCGAAAGAACAGAAAGGACGTGCTGGGAAAGAAATGCTATGAGATTTTCTTCCATAAGCCGGAAGCCTGTGAAGGGTGCATTAAAAACGAGATTATAGCTTCGGAGGTGAAGGACGAGCCCGCTAAAAGGGCGTGCAAAAACCTCTCGGCGGGCGGCCGCATCATGTCCGTTCACGCCGATGCTCTGAGCAAAAATTCCGGAGAAAATCATGGCCTGATGCTCACCGCCAGGGACACCACCCTTTTGGACCGGCAGATGGGCCTTTTAAAGGCGGCGAACATTGTGTCCGGTCTGTGCTTTTCCGGCAAGTCCGCCTCCGGACAGGCCGATCTGATCCTGGCTGAACTGGGGCAGGCGGCCGGGGCCTCCCGCTGTTACTGGTTTTCCAATATAGCGGTGGAGAATAACAAGGTTTACGCCAGGCAGGTCGCCGAATGGTGCTCCTCGGGCTTTCCTTCCCAGGAGAAGGATTCCAAGCTGGCCCGTGTGAAGTATCCCAAGCGCTGGCGGAAGAAGTTCGCCAAAGGATGGTTTGTTTCCGAGACCGAATCCAGCTCCCCTGACGACGCCATATTCCGGTTTAAAAGCGAGGATGTGCAGGCTATTCTGCTTATTCCGCTTTTTGTGGGCGGTAAATTTCAGGGCGTTATCGGCTTTGATAACTGCAAGTCCATGACGCCGTGGCGCGCTGCGGAAGCCAGCATCCTGAAATTCGCCGTGGACTCCTTCTCCCGCGGTTTGGAGCGGGAAAAGGAAACCCAGGAATGCCACGAGGCCTTAGGCCGGACTGCGGACGCCATCCTCGTGGAGCGCACTTCCCTGGAATCGTCGGCCGCCCAGAAATCCAATCCTCCTGAAGAAGAAGTGGATGTTGACACCTGCCAATACGTTTTTCGCGACAGGGTCGCCCTTTCCCAGCGAATGGAGGTCATGGGGGAGATCGTTTCCGGCGTGACGCACAACTTCCGCAACGTGCTTTCAGGCATTACGGCCAACGTGCAATTAATGCAGATGAAGTACGGCGGCCTGGACGGCCTGGACCGCCAGACGGACGCCTTGCTGGATTTGGCCTCCATGGGATCGGATCTTATCCGCAGCATCCTGCAATACTCCCGGCCTGACACCAATGGCGACAAGACCGTTTTTGACGTCACCCAATTGCTGCGGGAGATTTATCAGGTCGTCTCCAAGGTTTTCGACAAGCGCATCGTTACGCATCGCAGCCTGCCCGACCCGCTGGCTGTTTATGGAAACCGCTCCGAACTGGGGCAGGTTTTCATGAACCTGTGCACCAACGCCAGGGATGCCATGCCGAAAGGCGGTCAGCTTGACATTCAGGCCGTCAGCGCACCGGACGGAGTGGAAATTACCATTTCAGATACGGGGCACGGCATGGACGCTGAAATGACCCGGGAAATTTTCAAGCCGTTTTTCACAACCAAGGAGCCAGGCAAGGGAACCGGTCTTGGCTTATCCACTTCGTACGCCATTGTTAAAGACCACGGCGGCAAAATCCACGTCAATTCCAAGGTGGGCGTGGGAACGGCTTTTACGGTTCTGCTGCCCCATACCTCGCAGATTCCCGAGGCGGCGCCGAAGGCTTGTCTTGAGACCATCACCGGCCAGGCGGAAAAGATCCTTGTGATTGACGACGACAAAACATTTCTGGAGCCCCTGGCTGATTTGCTGACAGCCACGGGATACACTCCGCGAGCGGTCAGCTCGGCCGTGAAGGGGTTGCAGGAGTACTCCGGATGGAAGCCGGATGTCGTCCTATTGGATAGAAACATGCCCGATGCAAGCGGATGCGAGATGGTGGAGCATATACTCAAGATTAATCCTGAAGCCAGAATCATCATGATGTCCGGTTTTGACGACGCCGGCCCCGAGGCCCTGGAGGACGGAGTTCGCCAAAAAATTTCCGGCTACCTGTCCAAGCCTATAGAAATCTCCGAGCTGACCCAGGCTATCAAAAAGGCCCTGGACGCCGGCTGTTAG
- a CDS encoding serine/threonine-protein kinase: protein MSTNSMEERLLALSDLSKVGRYEIVRKLGQGGASLVFLGRDPYIKRLVALKLAPLASSGVSDKFFKEVQSTGRMTHPNIVAVYDAGLARDYCYIAMEYVDGPQLSEFCKPGGLMPLANAVECIYKVVRAIGYAHEKGIVHRDLKPSNIIMEDTKTPKISDFGIAVVTEETAPLEQAGTPSYMSPEQLRDETCCPQSDIYALGCVLYELLTGQKAFDGDSFFSIMYKVINEEPVGIRALNPDLPPILEKIVGKAMAKDKLYRYSSCEEFAFELKVALRGLSAPAKLAKNNDVVEYVQSVSFFAEFSKIHVRELMRASEMVQVKDGECIVEEGEIDDSFYIVLSGATKVIRRGNKVATIGIGECFGEMAYIGGRPRSASVISEGDCILMKINGALLDRAPAKIQLLFFKQFALTLVNRLSRSSFDPKACLESVV from the coding sequence ATGTCTACCAACAGCATGGAAGAACGGCTTCTGGCCTTGTCCGACCTTTCCAAAGTCGGACGTTATGAGATTGTGCGCAAACTGGGCCAAGGCGGCGCCAGCTTGGTTTTTTTGGGAAGAGATCCCTACATTAAAAGGCTGGTGGCTCTCAAACTTGCGCCCCTGGCTTCCTCCGGAGTAAGCGACAAGTTTTTCAAGGAAGTCCAATCCACCGGCAGGATGACTCACCCTAACATAGTGGCTGTATATGACGCCGGCCTTGCCAGGGACTATTGCTACATAGCCATGGAGTATGTTGACGGCCCCCAGCTTTCGGAATTTTGCAAGCCGGGCGGGCTGATGCCCCTGGCCAACGCGGTCGAGTGCATATACAAAGTCGTGCGCGCCATAGGGTACGCCCATGAAAAAGGGATCGTGCATCGGGATCTTAAACCTTCCAACATCATCATGGAAGATACAAAGACCCCCAAAATCAGCGACTTCGGCATCGCCGTGGTCACGGAGGAAACCGCCCCTTTGGAGCAGGCGGGAACGCCCAGTTACATGTCTCCGGAACAATTAAGGGACGAAACGTGCTGCCCTCAAAGCGATATTTACGCACTTGGCTGCGTTCTTTATGAACTGCTCACGGGGCAAAAGGCCTTTGATGGGGACAGCTTTTTTTCCATCATGTACAAGGTGATCAATGAAGAGCCGGTAGGGATTCGCGCCCTGAATCCCGATTTGCCGCCTATTTTGGAAAAAATCGTCGGCAAGGCCATGGCCAAGGACAAGCTGTACCGCTACTCCTCCTGCGAAGAGTTCGCCTTTGAGCTTAAAGTCGCCCTTCGCGGCCTAAGCGCCCCGGCGAAATTGGCCAAGAACAATGACGTCGTTGAGTATGTGCAAAGCGTTTCGTTTTTCGCCGAATTTTCCAAGATTCATGTACGCGAACTTATGCGGGCCAGTGAAATGGTTCAGGTGAAAGACGGCGAATGCATTGTGGAGGAAGGCGAGATTGACGACAGCTTTTACATTGTTCTTTCCGGGGCCACCAAGGTGATCCGCAGGGGGAATAAAGTTGCAACCATTGGGATTGGGGAGTGCTTCGGCGAAATGGCTTATATTGGAGGAAGGCCCCGGAGCGCCTCTGTTATTTCGGAAGGCGACTGCATCCTGATGAAAATCAACGGAGCCCTTCTGGACAGAGCGCCGGCCAAGATTCAGCTGCTTTTCTTCAAGCAATTCGCACTGACCCTGGTCAACCGTTTGTCCCGGAGCAGCTTTGATCCCAAAGCATGTCTTGAGTCGGTTGTATAG
- a CDS encoding DUF362 domain-containing protein, with product MQKPRVILRSCADYNRDLMGGIIKETVQELGFRFQGKVFIKPNVVTANKKYIHNSFTHPQLTAAMAEVIRKDQPESLVIGESGGFGIPSRLFFKESGYFDMAKKEGITLLDLNEHPLIKTTLSKAKWHKEMLLSKYIAEADVKVWMPKLKYHIFASITHALKLNIGLLVHKERMLYHDHRIHEKIVDLLEPGYPDLVVGDAIDITYGFESAPYPVRLGLLIFADNPLAADVVAAHIMGYDPHDVAHLKIAEERGYGSLNIDDIDVSGDADLEELKARPKGKNSLFQVLSELDTPITFYSGNAWDTGMVCDGGCEGGLKGCLGTIEKRTPGSLKKARPGAIVCGVYDGDVICPDGPVMLIGSCAKVTGRLEAQKVYRIKGCPIGVRDLMIKVPYVFKLPSPMFDPRDAVLFIWNSIVKGFQIFKNRVLGKA from the coding sequence ATGCAAAAACCGAGGGTTATTCTAAGATCCTGCGCCGACTACAATCGGGATCTTATGGGGGGGATTATAAAGGAAACCGTGCAGGAACTGGGCTTCCGGTTTCAGGGCAAGGTCTTTATAAAACCCAATGTGGTGACGGCTAACAAAAAATATATCCACAATTCTTTCACGCATCCCCAGTTGACGGCGGCCATGGCCGAAGTAATCCGCAAGGACCAGCCGGAAAGCCTGGTGATTGGAGAATCCGGGGGATTCGGAATTCCCTCCCGTTTGTTTTTTAAAGAGTCCGGCTATTTTGACATGGCGAAAAAGGAAGGCATAACCCTGCTGGACCTGAACGAGCATCCGCTAATTAAGACAACGCTCTCCAAAGCCAAATGGCATAAGGAGATGCTGCTTTCCAAATACATTGCCGAGGCGGACGTCAAGGTTTGGATGCCCAAGCTCAAGTACCATATTTTTGCATCCATCACCCATGCATTAAAGCTGAACATAGGCCTGCTGGTCCACAAGGAGCGGATGCTTTATCACGATCACCGCATTCATGAAAAAATCGTGGACCTTCTGGAGCCCGGATACCCGGACCTGGTAGTCGGGGACGCCATAGACATTACCTACGGTTTTGAATCCGCCCCTTATCCGGTGAGGCTGGGCCTGCTGATTTTTGCGGACAACCCCCTGGCCGCCGACGTGGTCGCCGCTCATATTATGGGCTACGACCCCCATGATGTGGCGCACCTGAAAATCGCTGAGGAACGCGGCTACGGCTCCTTGAATATTGACGACATCGATGTTTCGGGCGACGCGGATCTGGAAGAGCTCAAGGCCCGTCCCAAGGGCAAGAACAGCCTGTTTCAGGTTCTTAGCGAACTGGATACGCCCATTACATTTTATTCCGGAAACGCCTGGGACACGGGCATGGTCTGCGACGGCGGCTGCGAAGGCGGCCTGAAAGGATGCCTGGGAACCATTGAAAAACGCACCCCCGGCAGCCTGAAAAAGGCCAGACCCGGCGCTATTGTGTGCGGAGTGTACGACGGCGATGTCATCTGCCCGGACGGCCCGGTCATGCTCATCGGCTCCTGCGCCAAGGTGACGGGCAGGCTGGAGGCGCAAAAGGTATACAGGATCAAAGGCTGCCCCATAGGAGTTCGGGATCTTATGATCAAGGTCCCTTACGTGTTTAAGCTGCCGAGCCCCATGTTCGACCCGCGGGACGCGGTGCTGTTCATCTGGAACTCTATCGTTAAGGGTTTTCAAATTTTTAAAAACCGGGTGCTGGGGAAAGCCTAG
- a CDS encoding CHASE2 domain-containing serine/threonine-protein kinase: MGVLRKHPAVFLGLFIMLLFFVLNAVRVEFLDALDNKLYDIAMNIRGDFEAPSDVVLVEVDEESIKRLGRWPWPRTILAEGIDIIGQGQPKVIGLNVILSEAQTTDSVEILETLKEMFSTAFGDVQDPELKERAGVFMQSMNEAQQALDFDGALASAMEMAGNVVLPVYYSMSDAVPPPDEPNEALYPLAMSLEIPDGTLVPYPASEIILPVDQFLYACIGIGHINVSPDPDGVVRREVLYFNGGGVNEVLPIPSYTVSLLWHYLGAGQDEATAALGYGLSIKGREIPTLADGSIMVSYKGPPGAFQSYSFFEVANGSVKPAVFKNKLVILTITAPGITDLLSTPTGDMTPGEFSANSIWTMLNNDFIQQPPWTGTAQLAFILIIGLLSALVLPRIKALFAALIFIVLLFGLAGGSFYMMTASGVWMPVMYAVIQLILSYIGAVTIQYFVSETGMEKAKGESAETNRMLGLSFQNQGMLDMAFDKFRRVPVDDEVKDLLYNLALDFERKRQFNKAASVYEYIEEHDQKFKDVATRKTKLMQASETMVFGPGVLGGGGVSDTLISEGSDTKPTLGRYEVSKMLGKGAMGIVYLGKDPRINRTTAIKTVRFSDDFQEEEAAKMKEKFFREAESAGTLSHPNIVTIYDAGEEQDLAYIAMEFLEGGDLEDHIKPDKLLPMRKVIGHMADICDALDYAHSKGIVHRDIKPANIMLLKTGVCKITDFGIARITATSQTQTGVVKGTPYYMSPEQIAGQKVDGRSDIFSVGVMTYQLLTGKLPFHGDSVAALMHQIMNVAHPDPRQFNPKIPKPLAAIINKALEKDREKRYQKAGQMASHLRQLGQRIDAMAAQKKEGGA; encoded by the coding sequence ATGGGCGTCCTTAGAAAGCACCCCGCTGTTTTTCTCGGTCTTTTCATCATGCTGTTATTTTTTGTTCTTAACGCTGTACGCGTGGAGTTTTTAGACGCTCTGGACAATAAATTGTACGACATTGCCATGAATATTCGCGGCGATTTTGAAGCGCCCAGCGACGTGGTCCTGGTTGAAGTGGATGAAGAGTCCATCAAGCGGCTTGGCCGGTGGCCCTGGCCCCGGACGATCCTGGCCGAGGGCATTGACATTATCGGCCAGGGCCAGCCCAAGGTTATCGGCCTGAATGTTATTTTGTCCGAAGCCCAGACTACGGACAGCGTTGAAATATTGGAAACTCTCAAAGAAATGTTCTCCACGGCCTTCGGGGACGTGCAAGACCCCGAGCTTAAGGAAAGGGCCGGCGTTTTTATGCAGTCCATGAACGAGGCCCAACAGGCTCTGGATTTTGACGGCGCTTTGGCTTCAGCCATGGAGATGGCCGGGAATGTGGTGCTGCCCGTCTACTATTCCATGTCCGACGCGGTTCCGCCTCCTGATGAACCTAATGAGGCGCTGTATCCTCTGGCCATGTCCCTGGAAATTCCCGACGGAACCCTGGTCCCTTACCCCGCTTCGGAAATCATTCTTCCCGTAGACCAATTTCTTTACGCCTGCATCGGCATCGGCCATATCAACGTCAGCCCGGACCCGGACGGAGTGGTTCGGCGGGAAGTCCTATACTTTAACGGCGGCGGCGTGAACGAAGTGCTGCCCATCCCCTCCTATACGGTCAGCCTGCTTTGGCATTACCTTGGCGCAGGCCAGGACGAGGCCACGGCGGCTTTGGGGTACGGCCTCAGCATCAAAGGACGCGAGATACCCACCCTGGCCGACGGCTCCATCATGGTCAGCTACAAGGGCCCCCCGGGAGCGTTCCAGTCCTACTCATTTTTTGAGGTTGCCAACGGCTCGGTCAAACCCGCCGTGTTTAAAAACAAACTGGTCATCCTGACCATCACGGCCCCCGGCATTACGGACCTTTTGTCCACCCCAACCGGCGATATGACTCCCGGCGAATTTTCCGCCAACTCCATCTGGACCATGCTGAATAATGACTTTATTCAACAGCCGCCATGGACCGGCACAGCCCAGTTGGCGTTCATCCTGATCATCGGTTTGCTCAGCGCCCTGGTGCTGCCCAGGATCAAAGCCTTGTTCGCCGCGCTCATCTTTATCGTGCTTCTTTTCGGCCTTGCCGGCGGCAGCTTTTACATGATGACGGCCAGCGGCGTGTGGATGCCGGTCATGTACGCCGTCATCCAGCTGATTCTCAGCTATATCGGCGCGGTGACCATCCAGTACTTTGTCAGCGAAACCGGCATGGAAAAGGCCAAGGGCGAGTCCGCCGAAACCAACCGCATGCTGGGTCTTTCCTTCCAGAACCAGGGCATGCTGGACATGGCCTTTGACAAATTCCGCCGGGTTCCCGTAGACGATGAAGTCAAAGACCTTTTGTACAACCTGGCCCTGGACTTTGAGCGTAAAAGGCAGTTCAACAAGGCCGCCAGCGTGTATGAATACATTGAAGAGCATGACCAGAAGTTTAAAGACGTAGCCACGCGCAAGACAAAGCTCATGCAGGCCAGCGAAACCATGGTTTTCGGCCCCGGCGTCCTGGGCGGAGGCGGCGTAAGCGACACCCTGATCTCCGAAGGCTCGGACACCAAACCCACTTTGGGCCGTTACGAAGTCAGCAAGATGCTCGGCAAGGGCGCCATGGGCATCGTGTACCTGGGCAAGGACCCCCGGATCAACCGCACCACGGCTATCAAGACCGTCCGCTTCTCTGACGACTTCCAGGAAGAGGAAGCCGCAAAGATGAAGGAAAAGTTCTTCCGGGAGGCGGAAAGCGCAGGCACCTTGTCCCACCCCAACATCGTGACCATATACGATGCGGGCGAGGAGCAGGATCTGGCGTACATCGCCATGGAGTTTTTGGAAGGCGGGGACCTGGAAGACCACATCAAGCCGGACAAGCTCCTGCCCATGCGCAAGGTCATCGGCCACATGGCTGATATTTGCGACGCTTTGGACTACGCCCATTCCAAGGGCATCGTCCATCGGGACATCAAGCCCGCGAACATCATGCTTTTAAAGACCGGCGTCTGCAAAATTACGGACTTCGGCATTGCCCGCATCACAGCCACGTCCCAGACCCAGACGGGCGTTGTCAAGGGCACGCCGTATTATATGAGTCCCGAGCAAATCGCAGGGCAAAAGGTGGACGGCAGGTCCGACATCTTTTCCGTGGGCGTTATGACCTATCAACTGCTCACGGGTAAACTGCCCTTTCACGGCGATTCCGTAGCGGCGTTGATGCATCAGATCATGAATGTAGCCCATCCCGACCCCAGGCAGTTCAATCCCAAGATTCCCAAACCCTTGGCGGCGATCATTAACAAGGCCTTGGAAAAGGACCGGGAAAAGCGCTATCAAAAAGCCGGACAGATGGCGTCCCACCTTCGTCAACTTGGGCAGAGAATAGACGCCATGGCGGCCCAAAAGAAGGAAGGAGGGGCGTAG
- a CDS encoding GTP-binding protein yields MAFINLKKKEVQVKIVYYGPGRGGKTTNLEYIFKKFQERIKSDMVSIKTHGDRTLYFDFFPFDIGKIKGYDIKVNLYTVPGQVKYNATRRLVLQGVDGVVFVADSMALRREHNFLSLKNLQENLAAYNKNIFKIPLVLQYNKRDLAKQGIQLLTIERMEKDLNSKLKVPSFGASAMTGENVVPTLKKIISIAVASLHKELK; encoded by the coding sequence TTGGCATTCATCAATCTGAAAAAGAAGGAAGTACAGGTTAAGATCGTTTACTACGGTCCCGGCAGGGGCGGAAAAACGACCAACCTGGAGTATATCTTCAAGAAGTTCCAGGAACGGATCAAGTCCGACATGGTCAGCATCAAGACCCACGGCGACCGAACCCTGTATTTTGACTTCTTTCCGTTTGATATCGGCAAAATCAAGGGATACGACATTAAGGTCAATCTCTACACCGTGCCTGGCCAGGTGAAATACAACGCCACCCGTCGGCTGGTGCTGCAAGGCGTGGACGGCGTGGTGTTTGTGGCCGACTCCATGGCGTTGCGCAGAGAGCATAACTTTTTGTCCTTGAAAAACCTTCAGGAGAATCTGGCGGCCTACAACAAGAATATTTTTAAAATTCCGCTGGTGTTGCAGTACAATAAACGCGATTTGGCCAAGCAAGGCATCCAGCTCTTAACCATCGAACGGATGGAAAAAGACCTCAACAGTAAACTCAAGGTTCCCAGTTTCGGCGCTAGCGCCATGACCGGTGAGAATGTTGTGCCTACCCTGAAAAAGATCATATCCATCGCCGTGGCGTCCCTGCACAAGGAACTCAAATAG